One genomic segment of Erysipelotrichaceae bacterium 66202529 includes these proteins:
- a CDS encoding PTS fructose transporter subunit IIC: MKKFGAELKRHALTAISYMLPLVVASGLLIAIGNLMGGEVVTDLSKMTIPSALTSLGVLGMGLLPSFIAGYISYSIADRPGIAPGFLMGQIASFLGAGFLGGMVGGYIVGYIALFIRKNLKVPHWAEALMPMMIIPTLSSIIAGLLMYFVIGTPIVWLTEALTNFITGLDQSSKVLYGFIIGALGCLDFGGPISKVPNLICDGLLLEGILEPEAIKVLAAMVPPLGITLSLVISKFIKKRIYTSTEVENIKVAFPMGLCMISEGVIPIAMNDLIRTVICTSIGCGVTGAISFTLGVGSAVPSGGVFVIPAMSNPFAALLALLAGTCVTAVLLVLIKKKRTEADEVQVEEIEEEMDLSDITFS, from the coding sequence ATGAAAAAATTTGGTGCTGAGCTGAAACGCCATGCCCTTACCGCCATCTCCTATATGCTGCCGCTGGTAGTTGCATCCGGTCTTCTGATCGCCATCGGAAACCTGATGGGCGGAGAGGTAGTCACAGATTTAAGCAAGATGACGATTCCTAGTGCATTGACATCACTCGGTGTATTGGGAATGGGGCTTCTTCCATCATTTATCGCAGGTTATATTTCTTACTCCATAGCAGATCGTCCGGGTATCGCACCAGGCTTCCTGATGGGGCAGATTGCTTCCTTCCTGGGAGCCGGCTTCCTGGGTGGTATGGTTGGAGGTTATATCGTTGGTTACATCGCATTGTTCATCAGAAAGAATCTGAAGGTTCCACACTGGGCAGAGGCACTGATGCCGATGATGATTATACCGACATTATCTTCTATCATTGCAGGACTTCTGATGTACTTTGTCATCGGTACACCAATCGTATGGTTAACAGAAGCATTGACAAACTTCATCACAGGTCTGGATCAGAGCTCCAAGGTACTGTACGGCTTTATCATCGGAGCACTTGGATGTCTGGATTTCGGAGGACCAATCAGTAAGGTACCGAATCTGATTTGCGACGGCTTACTGCTGGAAGGTATTTTAGAGCCGGAAGCAATCAAGGTGCTTGCTGCCATGGTTCCGCCACTGGGAATTACATTATCACTCGTTATTTCTAAATTTATAAAAAAACGTATCTATACCTCAACCGAGGTTGAAAATATCAAGGTAGCCTTCCCAATGGGACTGTGCATGATCTCAGAGGGTGTTATTCCAATTGCTATGAATGATTTGATCCGTACAGTTATCTGTACATCCATCGGCTGTGGTGTTACAGGTGCAATCAGCTTTACGCTGGGTGTTGGAAGTGCCGTACCATCTGGTGGTGTCTTCGTTATCCCGGCTATGAGTAATCCATTCGCAGCACTGCTTGCCCTGCTGGCAGGTACCTGTGTGACAGCTGTGCTTCTGGTACTGATCAAGAAGAAGAGAACAGAGGCAGATGAAGTACAGGTAGAAGAAATAGAGGAAGAAATGGATTTATCAGATATCACATTCTCATAA
- a CDS encoding ketose-bisphosphate aldolase has protein sequence MYVSMKGMLQRANAGNYAVMAINCFNIETARAVISAAQELRAPIIVNIVQEHMVNHCDSELIAPIVKLLAQRASVEVALNFDHGEEIGYLKKALQDGYSSVMVDASRYDLEGNIRMTREIVEFAKQFDASVEGEIGCMGGSEGGNYTSDAMKTDPQQALRFAKETGIDALAISFGSSHGNYPEGYVPEFDFERLKEIKELTKMPLVLHGGSGSGDKNIENCVKYGINKINVGCDFMNANVDSIKKHLEKDPDINYWVMMHQVEIDSREIVRHYIRLSKSEGKSL, from the coding sequence ATGTACGTATCTATGAAGGGCATGCTGCAAAGAGCCAATGCAGGAAACTATGCAGTCATGGCAATCAACTGCTTTAATATAGAAACCGCAAGAGCTGTTATTAGTGCAGCACAGGAATTAAGAGCTCCCATCATTGTGAATATTGTTCAGGAGCATATGGTGAATCACTGTGACAGCGAGCTGATTGCACCGATCGTGAAGCTGCTGGCACAGCGCGCAAGTGTTGAGGTTGCGTTAAATTTTGACCATGGGGAAGAAATCGGATATTTGAAGAAAGCACTTCAGGACGGTTACTCCAGCGTCATGGTGGATGCCTCCCGTTATGATTTGGAAGGCAATATTCGAATGACAAGGGAAATCGTTGAATTCGCTAAGCAATTTGATGCCTCTGTAGAAGGGGAAATCGGATGCATGGGGGGCAGTGAAGGCGGCAATTATACTAGTGACGCCATGAAAACAGATCCGCAGCAGGCATTGCGTTTCGCAAAGGAAACCGGCATTGATGCATTGGCGATTTCCTTTGGATCCTCTCATGGAAACTATCCGGAGGGCTATGTTCCTGAATTTGACTTTGAACGTCTGAAGGAAATCAAGGAGCTTACGAAAATGCCGCTGGTTCTGCATGGAGGCTCCGGTTCAGGGGACAAAAATATAGAAAATTGTGTAAAATACGGAATTAACAAGATCAATGTCGGCTGTGATTTTATGAATGCCAATGTTGACAGTATTAAGAAGCATCTGGAAAAAGACCCGGACATCAATTACTGGGTGATGATGCATCAGGTTGAAATAGACAGTCGTGAGATTGTCAGACATTATATCAGATTATCTAAATCGGAAGGAAAATCCCTATAA
- a CDS encoding ketose-bisphosphate aldolase, protein MLMNMKDLLEVAQKNHFAVPAFNIGSDQLLKAVMKKVKEMKSPVILEMSPDEFNFVGDAQIQAMIYEAAHTDVPVCIHLDHGDTYETVVRAIRAGMTSVMIDASTLPYEENVAVTKKVVETAHIANISVESELGTIGTTGNSIEGGTQGVIYTVPEEAKQFIEDTGIDTFAVAIGTAHGIYPKDMKPELRIDILKDITSQVDVPLVLHGGSSNKDEEIAAAVQNGICKINISSDIKVAFYNKAREVLNANPGYREPLEIYPEAMEACGKVVEEKIRLFNSNDKVKYYY, encoded by the coding sequence ATGTTAATGAATATGAAGGATTTACTTGAAGTCGCACAGAAGAATCATTTCGCGGTACCTGCTTTCAATATCGGAAGCGACCAGCTGTTAAAGGCTGTTATGAAAAAAGTGAAGGAAATGAAAAGCCCGGTAATTCTGGAAATGAGCCCGGATGAATTCAACTTTGTTGGTGATGCACAGATTCAGGCAATGATTTATGAGGCAGCACATACAGATGTACCGGTATGTATCCACCTAGATCACGGAGATACTTATGAAACTGTAGTACGTGCCATTCGTGCAGGTATGACATCAGTTATGATCGATGCTTCCACATTGCCTTATGAGGAAAACGTCGCAGTTACAAAAAAGGTTGTTGAAACTGCACACATTGCAAATATTTCCGTAGAGTCTGAGCTCGGAACAATCGGTACCACCGGAAATTCCATTGAGGGCGGTACACAGGGGGTTATCTATACCGTTCCAGAAGAAGCAAAGCAGTTTATCGAGGATACCGGTATTGATACCTTTGCAGTTGCTATCGGTACAGCACACGGTATTTATCCAAAGGACATGAAGCCAGAGCTGCGTATTGACATTCTGAAGGACATCACGAGCCAGGTAGATGTGCCTCTGGTACTGCATGGCGGATCCAGCAACAAGGATGAGGAAATCGCAGCTGCTGTACAGAACGGTATTTGTAAAATCAATATCTCCAGTGATATCAAGGTTGCATTCTATAATAAAGCACGCGAGGTTCTGAATGCAAATCCTGGATACCGTGAGCCTCTGGAAATTTATCCGGAAGCAATGGAAGCATGCGGTAAGGTTGTTGAAGAAAAAATCAGATTATTCAATTCCAACGATAAAGTGAAATATTACTACTAG
- a CDS encoding UTRA domain-containing protein produces the protein MKESKPKYLEIADVIHQEIRQEIYKQGDKLPVERELQERFGASRMTIRHALQKLEQQGVVRIDRGRGAFVMDLMIQRSKEILGVTELMERKGLKCHSKVLHLEKIKPDEHTREAMNLTEEDEVYFLHRIRYANDEAIAVEYAHINAKYCPGLEMFNFESFSLYDVFYEHYHLDLSWARDDIRADNIRGEDAHILLQAKSGPALIVYNTAYDLNNDPIEYTKTIYNYKMFTYTVVSTETSKKYKK, from the coding sequence ATGAAAGAGAGTAAGCCAAAATATCTGGAAATTGCAGATGTTATCCATCAGGAAATTCGACAGGAAATTTACAAGCAGGGAGATAAGCTTCCTGTTGAACGGGAATTGCAGGAACGCTTCGGCGCAAGCAGGATGACAATTCGCCATGCCTTGCAGAAGCTGGAACAGCAGGGCGTTGTTAGGATTGACCGGGGACGCGGAGCTTTTGTTATGGATTTAATGATTCAGCGGAGTAAGGAAATTCTCGGTGTTACAGAGCTGATGGAGCGAAAGGGTCTGAAATGTCACAGCAAGGTATTACACCTTGAGAAAATAAAACCGGATGAACATACTCGGGAAGCAATGAATCTGACAGAAGAAGATGAAGTATACTTTCTGCATAGAATCCGTTATGCAAACGATGAGGCAATCGCAGTGGAATACGCACACATTAACGCAAAATATTGTCCAGGTCTAGAAATGTTTAATTTTGAAAGCTTTTCTCTATATGATGTGTTCTATGAGCATTATCATCTGGATTTATCCTGGGCAAGAGATGATATACGCGCTGACAACATACGCGGAGAGGATGCCCATATTCTGCTGCAGGCGAAATCAGGCCCTGCGCTCATTGTATACAATACGGCCTATGATTTGAACAATGATCCAATCGAATACACGAAAACGATTTACAATTATAAGATGTTCACATATACTGTAGTAAGTACGGAAACGTCTAAGAAGTATAAGAAGTAA
- a CDS encoding methyltransferase domain-containing protein: MTQNIFDNDTFFKEYMDLRFHKKNLNDLIEQPQMKRLLPEIKNKTILDIGCGFGHNCLSFTKAGARHVTGIDISVKMLEIAHKSFSHPVIDYLLMNMDELHTLQETYDLVYSSLAFHYAEDFTALIHNIYELLNPGGILLFSQEHPLMTASQGKGGHYNHDENGNCISYTFSDYGREGKRSGFWYVDHVENYHRTMGSIVTTLAHAGFMIEDMVEALPDQKTLNEYPKLNKEFIKPTFLILRAKKVISEV, from the coding sequence ATGACACAGAATATATTTGATAATGATACTTTTTTTAAAGAGTATATGGATTTACGGTTTCATAAAAAGAATTTGAATGATCTGATTGAGCAGCCGCAGATGAAACGTTTATTACCGGAAATAAAAAATAAAACGATTCTGGATATCGGCTGCGGCTTCGGTCATAACTGTTTAAGCTTTACCAAGGCAGGCGCCAGGCATGTTACAGGAATTGACATATCTGTAAAAATGCTAGAGATTGCACATAAGAGCTTCTCACATCCGGTAATCGACTACCTGCTTATGAACATGGATGAGTTACATACATTGCAAGAAACATACGATTTAGTATACAGCTCTCTGGCTTTCCACTATGCCGAGGATTTTACAGCCTTGATTCACAATATTTATGAGCTTTTAAATCCGGGCGGCATCCTGTTGTTTTCCCAGGAGCATCCACTCATGACAGCGTCTCAGGGAAAGGGAGGGCATTATAATCATGATGAGAACGGGAACTGTATATCTTATACGTTTTCCGATTATGGCAGGGAAGGAAAAAGAAGCGGCTTCTGGTATGTGGATCATGTGGAAAACTATCACCGTACCATGGGGTCGATAGTAACAACGCTTGCACATGCCGGATTTATGATTGAGGACATGGTGGAAGCATTGCCGGATCAAAAGACATTGAACGAGTATCCGAAATTGAATAAGGAATTTATCAAACCGACCTTTCTGATTCTTCGGGCAAAAAAAGTGATAAGTGAAGTGTAA
- a CDS encoding mannose-6-phosphate isomerase: MKTLYRIEPIGHERLWGGNLLAREFHLSDTGSIGEISCVSAHPACDCQVADEGCTLSEFYKAHPDFFHLSCQDFPLRVNVMDAQDDLSIQVHPGKSTHTQAQPEAWYVVDSVNASLYLGHHWRTKAELIQAAEKNLIQRDVIRLPSHTGDFYYLKPGTVHAVGKGNLIYELTRQADITYRLYDYHRTDKQGKPRTLHIEQAAECIYYPQILSSQQPLSYIQSEACSIFVYIDKPQVFTLMKIELHGTIKLQQSDFYVYTVLQGNGTMNGKAVTKWESILQICESEVCITGNMTLMAATYREE, encoded by the coding sequence ATGAAAACGCTCTACCGGATAGAACCGATTGGTCATGAGCGTTTATGGGGAGGAAATCTACTCGCAAGGGAATTTCATCTTTCTGATACAGGCTCTATTGGTGAAATCAGCTGTGTAAGTGCGCATCCAGCATGTGACTGTCAGGTGGCAGATGAAGGCTGTACGCTTTCAGAGTTTTATAAAGCACATCCCGATTTCTTTCACCTCTCGTGTCAGGATTTTCCATTACGCGTGAATGTCATGGATGCACAGGATGATTTATCCATACAGGTTCATCCCGGAAAAAGCACGCATACACAGGCTCAGCCGGAAGCATGGTATGTTGTGGACAGTGTGAATGCTTCCCTCTATCTGGGACATCACTGGCGTACAAAGGCAGAGCTTATACAGGCAGCGGAAAAAAATCTAATCCAGCGTGATGTTATCCGCCTTCCTTCTCATACCGGTGATTTCTATTATCTGAAACCCGGAACGGTTCATGCAGTGGGAAAAGGAAATCTTATCTATGAGCTGACACGGCAAGCCGATATCACATATCGCCTGTATGATTATCATCGGACAGATAAGCAGGGAAAACCCAGAACACTGCACATCGAGCAGGCAGCGGAATGTATCTATTATCCGCAAATTCTAAGCAGCCAGCAGCCATTATCCTATATACAGTCAGAAGCATGCAGTATCTTCGTGTATATTGATAAACCGCAGGTGTTCACCCTCATGAAAATCGAGCTGCACGGCACAATAAAGCTGCAGCAGTCGGATTTCTACGTGTATACGGTTCTTCAGGGCAACGGTACGATGAATGGGAAAGCTGTAACCAAATGGGAGAGTATTCTGCAGATTTGTGAGAGTGAGGTCTGCATAACGGGGAATATGACACTTATGGCCGCAACCTATCGAGAAGAATAG
- a CDS encoding mannose-6-phosphate isomerase → MKYLTSASNYEKHPTTVIHGHDNQAVRGYQSVCERIKSKIHNERTIVCVDCYIGVDQEEIQQGLCEGISFDKIIHSDDIFYDNDKIYELLKRNITDDRVYGIAYYGKWMDLVDPERLAKARQEVQQAEGTILIIGTAADYIAKSDILILADMTIWEIQMRYRHEHLPNFHTDNANEDIIRKFKRGYFIDWRIGNVHKQSLYDHFDFYLDTVKHNDPRMIDRDAFDDGLTQLLQQPFRTVPFFDEGLWGGQWMKEVCDVEDKDRINYAWSYNLLFQENEVSITFQDIDVNIPGYTLMQRFPKQLIGEKGFARFGAEYPIRYDFLDTMEGGNLSLQVHPNQQYMIQNFAMPFTQDESYYYLDCAPEETYIYLGLTDTANRADMERDLRLAAEGKLDFPATKYANKLPAKKHDHFSIPAGTVHCSGANTMVLEISSSPCIFTFKLWDWGRIGLDGLPRPVHIDHGMKNIQWDKHTDWIKENCACDPVLIEEDEVHKEERTGLCELQYLECRRIWMTGKTTHTTNGETNALNLISGKEAVIESPDGQFAPYVIHFAESVCIPATITSYTITPCGESEGKEVAVMKTFVRF, encoded by the coding sequence ATGAAATATCTAACATCAGCATCTAATTATGAAAAACACCCCACAACAGTCATTCACGGTCACGACAATCAGGCCGTAAGAGGCTATCAGAGCGTCTGTGAACGCATAAAAAGCAAAATCCACAACGAGCGTACCATAGTTTGTGTGGATTGCTATATCGGTGTCGATCAGGAGGAAATACAGCAGGGCTTATGTGAAGGAATTTCCTTTGATAAAATCATTCACAGTGATGATATTTTCTATGATAACGATAAAATCTATGAGCTGCTCAAACGCAATATAACGGATGACCGTGTATATGGAATCGCCTATTATGGCAAATGGATGGATCTCGTTGACCCTGAACGGCTGGCAAAGGCAAGACAGGAAGTGCAGCAGGCAGAGGGTACGATACTTATCATTGGTACTGCTGCCGATTACATTGCGAAAAGTGATATTCTGATACTTGCTGATATGACCATATGGGAGATACAAATGCGTTACCGTCATGAGCATCTGCCAAATTTCCATACCGATAATGCGAATGAGGATATCATTCGCAAATTCAAACGCGGATACTTTATCGATTGGAGAATCGGAAATGTTCATAAGCAAAGCCTGTATGATCACTTTGACTTCTACCTGGATACCGTAAAGCATAATGATCCACGCATGATTGACCGAGATGCTTTCGACGATGGCTTAACACAGCTGTTACAACAGCCCTTCCGTACTGTTCCTTTCTTCGATGAGGGCCTGTGGGGCGGTCAGTGGATGAAGGAGGTCTGTGATGTTGAGGATAAGGACAGAATCAATTATGCATGGAGCTACAATCTGTTATTTCAGGAAAATGAAGTATCCATTACCTTTCAGGATATAGATGTAAATATTCCCGGCTATACACTTATGCAGCGCTTTCCAAAGCAGCTGATTGGGGAAAAAGGGTTTGCGAGATTTGGAGCGGAATATCCGATTCGTTATGATTTTCTGGATACCATGGAAGGAGGCAATCTGTCTCTGCAGGTGCATCCAAACCAGCAATATATGATTCAGAATTTTGCTATGCCTTTTACGCAGGATGAAAGCTATTATTACCTGGATTGTGCTCCCGAGGAAACCTACATCTATCTTGGTCTGACAGATACGGCGAATCGTGCGGATATGGAACGTGATCTTCGTCTTGCGGCAGAGGGAAAGCTGGATTTCCCTGCCACTAAATATGCGAATAAGCTCCCCGCAAAAAAACACGATCATTTCAGTATTCCTGCAGGAACGGTTCATTGTTCCGGAGCGAATACAATGGTTCTTGAAATTTCATCATCCCCTTGTATCTTCACCTTTAAGCTTTGGGACTGGGGAAGAATCGGTTTGGATGGATTACCAAGACCTGTCCATATCGATCATGGTATGAAAAACATTCAGTGGGATAAGCATACAGACTGGATTAAGGAAAATTGTGCATGTGATCCGGTACTTATCGAAGAGGATGAGGTACATAAGGAGGAGCGCACAGGTTTATGTGAGCTGCAATATCTGGAGTGCAGACGTATCTGGATGACAGGAAAAACAACACATACAACCAATGGCGAGACGAATGCCCTGAATTTAATCAGTGGAAAGGAAGCTGTGATAGAAAGTCCTGATGGTCAGTTTGCACCTTATGTGATTCATTTCGCAGAAAGTGTCTGTATTCCTGCAACAATTACATCCTATACCATAACGCCTTGTGGAGAGAGTGAGGGTAAAGAGGTTGCTGTCATGAAAACCTTTGTTCGCTTCTGA
- a CDS encoding PTS mannose transporter subunit IIAB, with protein MTGILLISHGPLAQGLRDSYCFFNDETYLMDILCLQEGDDPAGFHEKLSVKCDALDQGDGVLILSDIPGGSPANQAQLLQAQGTHEIRIIAGCNLIMVLEAYMSRNFMKLPQLCEHCVKKGKESIMELCPVIEQEADNDAEL; from the coding sequence ATGACTGGTATACTTCTGATTTCACATGGCCCGCTGGCTCAGGGGCTTCGCGATTCTTACTGCTTTTTTAATGATGAGACATATCTGATGGATATTCTCTGTCTGCAGGAGGGGGATGATCCTGCAGGCTTTCATGAGAAGCTGTCTGTTAAATGTGATGCATTGGATCAGGGAGACGGTGTTTTGATACTCAGCGATATCCCAGGAGGCTCACCGGCGAATCAGGCGCAGCTGCTGCAGGCACAGGGCACTCATGAAATCCGCATTATTGCAGGGTGTAATCTTATCATGGTGCTGGAAGCATATATGTCCAGAAACTTTATGAAGCTTCCACAGCTTTGTGAGCATTGTGTGAAAAAGGGGAAGGAGAGCATTATGGAGCTTTGCCCGGTAATCGAACAGGAAGCGGACAATGATGCAGAATTGTGA
- a CDS encoding glucose-6-phosphate isomerase: MNYDFGRASTIPSIFNDETRELQLPPDTVVEEIAVRRMKDMRELFRDSSDFEDEYPLYYMYNGIYRRAHKAIFKEQHIRYEYTILMPQSIHGEMMKAHGHIHGIHPVKKTRHMEAYEILQGTGFFELFTYKEQSIQVIMLKVKKGDYLIIPSDYYHLSINTGKDPFIFGDLIIEDANSEYGHLKEKKGAPVYVMEGAQGMPVFNINEHYQGYEIGITQLNAEDVPWDNPVDSIPLYAHFIANPEAFHYLK, encoded by the coding sequence ATGAACTACGATTTTGGCAGAGCATCCACAATACCATCTATATTCAATGATGAAACAAGAGAGCTGCAGCTTCCCCCTGATACTGTCGTGGAGGAAATCGCTGTACGCAGAATGAAGGATATGCGTGAATTATTCCGCGATTCCAGTGACTTTGAGGATGAGTATCCATTGTATTATATGTATAACGGTATTTATCGAAGGGCGCATAAAGCGATTTTCAAGGAACAGCACATCCGGTATGAATACACCATTCTTATGCCGCAGAGTATTCATGGTGAGATGATGAAGGCTCACGGTCATATTCATGGCATTCACCCCGTGAAAAAGACAAGACATATGGAAGCCTATGAAATTTTGCAGGGAACAGGTTTCTTTGAGCTGTTTACCTATAAAGAGCAATCCATACAGGTCATCATGCTGAAGGTTAAGAAGGGAGATTATCTTATCATACCAAGTGATTATTATCATCTATCCATCAATACCGGAAAGGATCCATTTATTTTTGGTGATCTGATTATCGAGGATGCCAATAGTGAATACGGACATCTGAAGGAAAAAAAGGGAGCACCTGTGTATGTCATGGAGGGCGCTCAAGGAATGCCTGTTTTTAACATAAACGAGCATTACCAGGGATATGAAATAGGAATCACACAGTTAAACGCTGAGGATGTTCCATGGGATAATCCGGTTGATTCGATTCCTTTATACGCTCATTTTATTGCAAATCCGGAAGCCTTTCACTATCTGAAATAG
- a CDS encoding PTS mannose/fructose/sorbose transporter subunit IIB — translation MSFVFTRVDDRAIHGQTVTMWSKIFQNNGILLVDDEISNDPTMRQIYKNAAVGMKVYIYTIEQALIKAKQAAESERNYILIARSPIVFEKLEKGGVNIGERITLGPVSQEEGRTLLAQFTALNHEEIQACEYLSEKGKDIVFQNIPSTQAVDWKSIHHK, via the coding sequence ATGTCATTTGTTTTTACGAGAGTGGATGATCGGGCTATACATGGACAGACGGTTACCATGTGGAGCAAGATTTTCCAGAACAACGGAATTCTGCTTGTCGATGATGAAATTTCAAACGATCCCACCATGCGTCAGATTTATAAGAATGCGGCAGTGGGTATGAAGGTTTACATCTATACCATCGAGCAGGCATTGATCAAGGCAAAGCAGGCTGCTGAGAGTGAGCGCAATTATATTCTGATTGCAAGGTCACCCATCGTATTTGAAAAGCTGGAGAAAGGCGGTGTGAATATAGGCGAAAGAATTACCCTCGGTCCAGTTTCACAGGAGGAGGGAAGAACACTTCTGGCACAGTTTACCGCACTGAATCATGAAGAAATTCAGGCATGTGAGTATCTTTCCGAAAAGGGTAAGGATATTGTGTTTCAGAATATTCCATCCACACAGGCTGTAGATTGGAAATCCATCCATCATAAATAA
- a CDS encoding PTS sugar transporter subunit IIC → MSILQAVLIALFSYLAAECVPVLMGDFGGYYVLSKPLASGLIVGIILGDVSTGVTVGAAVQTVYLATMSVGGSIQTDIAVVAYPAVALGVVSGGDANVSIALATTLGIVGILIWNGMEFCNVFWGNMAVKAAEKGDYKGVIKYHVFGAQLTTFLLRFVPGFLVLYFGADYVISLTNAAPAWTIHALEIVGGVLPAVGITMITSLLIKDGTYWVYFLTGFILITYFELSMVAVAVIAVIFAVIAYKLLGRSNSGDQEEDDMEVEF, encoded by the coding sequence ATGAGTATACTACAGGCAGTGCTGATTGCTCTGTTCAGCTATCTGGCAGCAGAGTGTGTACCGGTTCTAATGGGGGATTTTGGAGGTTACTATGTTTTAAGTAAGCCGCTTGCTTCCGGGCTGATCGTCGGCATCATTCTTGGGGATGTCTCTACCGGTGTTACCGTAGGGGCTGCAGTACAGACAGTATATCTCGCTACAATGTCCGTTGGAGGCTCCATACAGACAGATATCGCAGTTGTCGCCTACCCTGCTGTTGCGCTGGGAGTAGTGTCCGGCGGGGATGCGAATGTATCCATCGCATTGGCAACGACGCTGGGTATTGTCGGTATTCTCATTTGGAACGGTATGGAATTTTGTAATGTATTCTGGGGGAATATGGCAGTAAAGGCTGCGGAAAAAGGGGATTATAAGGGTGTTATAAAATATCATGTATTTGGCGCCCAGCTAACAACCTTCCTGCTTCGCTTTGTGCCTGGCTTTCTTGTTTTGTATTTCGGTGCAGATTATGTAATCAGCCTGACGAATGCAGCACCTGCATGGACAATTCATGCACTTGAAATTGTAGGCGGCGTTCTGCCTGCTGTTGGAATTACTATGATTACGAGTCTATTGATTAAGGATGGTACCTACTGGGTATATTTCCTGACAGGATTTATTCTGATTACATATTTTGAATTGAGTATGGTTGCCGTTGCCGTGATTGCTGTAATCTTTGCGGTCATTGCCTATAAGCTGCTTGGCCGCTCCAACAGCGGGGATCAGGAGGAAGATGATATGGAGGTTGAATTCTGA
- a CDS encoding PTS system mannose/fructose/sorbose family transporter subunit IID has translation MEQKKLKKATLMKSYLNWSFFHLTSLGFERMEAFGFLHSMLPIIKELYGDDKEEEIKALKRHSVFYNVEPILGSVVPGIVAALEENRANGAEIDDGMINGVKVGLMGPLSGIGDSFFQGLMCPIFLSIGISLAADGSIVGPLFYIFTMFPLIVAFSYIVYFRGYRLGIESVNMFLGKNAKRIQEAFSILGLIVTGAIGASFVALSVNITIVKDVTVQGFLDGVFPSVLPLLLLVVTWILMVKKHAKATHLIIIYIILAFIGAFTGII, from the coding sequence ATGGAACAGAAAAAATTGAAAAAAGCTACCTTAATGAAAAGCTATTTAAACTGGTCATTCTTCCATCTGACATCTCTTGGCTTTGAACGAATGGAAGCATTCGGCTTTCTGCATAGCATGCTGCCTATTATCAAAGAGCTATACGGGGATGATAAGGAGGAAGAAATTAAGGCATTGAAGCGGCACAGTGTTTTCTATAATGTAGAGCCGATTCTGGGAAGTGTTGTCCCTGGCATTGTGGCTGCGCTTGAAGAAAATCGCGCAAACGGTGCTGAAATCGATGACGGGATGATTAACGGTGTCAAGGTGGGACTTATGGGGCCTTTATCAGGAATTGGTGACAGCTTCTTTCAGGGGCTGATGTGTCCGATTTTCCTGAGTATCGGTATATCACTTGCGGCTGATGGAAGTATTGTAGGGCCTTTGTTTTATATCTTTACAATGTTTCCGTTGATCGTGGCATTCTCTTACATTGTCTATTTCCGGGGATATCGACTTGGAATTGAATCCGTGAATATGTTCCTTGGGAAAAATGCCAAACGTATTCAGGAGGCGTTCTCAATCCTTGGGTTGATTGTTACAGGTGCGATTGGTGCCAGCTTTGTGGCGTTAAGCGTGAATATTACGATTGTAAAGGATGTTACAGTACAGGGCTTTCTGGATGGAGTGTTCCCTTCCGTACTGCCGCTGCTTCTGTTAGTAGTAACCTGGATTTTGATGGTAAAGAAGCATGCCAAAGCGACGCATCTGATTATCATTTATATTATACTGGCGTTTATCGGGGCATTTACAGGAATTATTTAG